From Trichomycterus rosablanca isolate fTriRos1 chromosome 18, fTriRos1.hap1, whole genome shotgun sequence, the proteins below share one genomic window:
- the LOC134332898 gene encoding protocadherin beta-16-like: MKTTGFSAGCLFFGLSCFYFMVPSNGDISYSIPEEMKIGSVIGNLAKDLWINAKTLSMRKSRLDVDDEGKRYCDIDMKTGDLTVADRIDREGLCGFTTVCVLKYEVILENPMEMHRIVVEITDINDNSPSFSKDVVKLEIRESAVKGARYAISEAQDADIGTNSVQNYKLQDNAYFLFKFHNNPGQEKYGELILENELDREREQEVRLLLIAMDGGNSPRSGSVSIHITVLDANDNSPVFSKSVYKVRLREDAPLGTTVATLNATDADEGANGKVIYEFGHISSDLREVFTLESETGNLILNANVDYERQTTYELKVECKDGAGLASFAKVVIDIDDVNDNAPTIQLKSLNDPIPENTPPGSEVSIISVQDRDSEKNRQIRCIIHGDVPFVLKQSIKNYFSIVTTGELDREFISDYNLTITATDEGTPPLSSSKTVHISVSDVNDNAPVFEKQNYNAFVTENNRPGTSISFVTASDPDWMQNGTVLYTLVPTVVHDTKVSSFLSINADTGVIHAVRSFDYEKFRNFNVQVIARDNGSPPLSSNVTVSVFITDENDNSPQILYPAPDEKSLMTEMVPKAALSGSLVSKVIAVDADSGQNSWLSYQIVKSTDSGLFSIGLHSGEIRALRDITESDSMKQNLVIAVKDNGQSPLSATCFVYLLISDNLSEVPELKDMANEESNSKLTFYLIIALVSVSTFFLTFIILIVALKFCQRRKPRLLFDGAVTFPSAYLPPNYAEVDGAGTLRSSYNYDGYLTTGSRTSDFKFITYNDCTSTSGTLKKSPDDSNIISLFDSGDSQKVWCSTLLAYYFAFIVFVVV, encoded by the coding sequence ATGAAAACGACCGGATTTTCTGCTGGGTGTTTATTTTTCGgactgtcatgtttttatttcatggTGCCGTCAAATGGAGATATCAGTTATTCCATTCCAGAGGAGATGAAGATTGGATCTGTAATTGGGAATCTGGCAAAGGACCTTTGGATAAATGCAAAAACACTATCGATGCGCAAGTCTCGTTTGGATGTGGATGATGAAGGAAAACGTTATTGTGACATAGATATGAAAACTGGAGATTTAACTGTAGCTGATAGAATTGACAGAGAGGGACTTTGTGGATTTACGacagtttgtgttttaaaatacgAAGTAATTCTTGAAAACCCAATGGAAATGCACCGCATTGTTGTAGAAATTACTGACATCAATGACAATTCACCGAGCTTTTCCAAAGATGTTGTAAAATTAGAGATCAGAGAATCCGCAGTCAAAGGCGCTCGCTACGCCATAAGCGAAGCACAAGATGCAGATATAGGAACGAATTCAGTGCAGAACTACAAACTTCAGGACAATGCTTATTTCTTGTTTAAATTTCATAATAACCCAGGTCAAGAAAAATATGGTGAGTTAATTTTAGAGAACGAACTGGACCGTGAAAGGGAGCAGGAGGTGCGATTATTGCTCATCGCTATGGATGGAGGCAATTCGCCTAGATCCGGATCAGTATCTATACATATTACTGTTCTGGATGCCAACGATAATTCTCCAGTATTTAGTAAGTCCGTCTATAAAGTGAGATTGCGGGAAGATGCTCCACTGGGAACGACAGTAGCTACCTTAAACGCCACGGATGCTGATGAAGGCGCTAATGGTAAGGTGATTTACGAATTTGGACACATTTCTAGCGACCTGCGTGAAGTGTTTACTCTTGAATCGGAAACAGGAAATCTGATTTTAAACGCTAATGTTGATTATGAAAGACAAACTACGTATGAATTAAAAGTAGAATGTAAAGATGGTGCTGGTCTTGCGTCGTTTGCAAAGGTTGTTATTGATATAGACGATGTTAATGACAATGCACCTACCATACAGCTAAAATCACTAAATGATCCAATTCCTGAAAATACTCCACCTGGATCAGAAGTAAGCATCATTAGTGTACAAGACAGAGACTCTGAGAAAAATCGTCAGATCCGCTGCATTATTCATGGAGATGTTCcttttgttttaaaacaatcaaTCAAGAATTATTTTTCGATTGTGACAACTGGCGAACTCGATCGTGAATTCATCTCAGACTACAACCTTACTATCACTGCAACAGATGAAGGCACTCCGCCTTTGTCCTCGTCTAAAACTGTGCATATATCTGTGTCAGATGTAAATGATAACGCACCTGTATTTGAAAAGCAAAACTACAATGCATTTGTTACTGAGAACAACAGACCAGGTACCTCTATTAGTTTTGTTACAGCGAGCGACCCAGACTGGATGCAAAACGGCACAGTGTTGTACACTTTAGTTCCCACTGTGGTCCACGATACTAAAGTGTCATCGTTTCTATCAATTAACGCAGACACTGGTGTGATCCATGCTGTGAGATCATTTGATTACGAAAAGTTTAGAAACTTTAATGTCCAGGTCATAGCCAGAGACAATGGTTCTCctccactcagcagcaacgTGACTGTAAGTGTGTTTATAACAGATGAGAATGATAACTCTCCACAAATATTATACCCTGCTCCCGATGAAAAGTCTTTAATGACTGAGATGGTTCCTAAAGCTGCTCTCTCAGGTTCACTGGTTTCCAAAGTTATCGCTGTGGATGCAGATTCTGGACAGAATTCGTGGTTGTCTTACCAGATTGTAAAATCTACCGATTCTGGACTTTTCAGTATTGGACTTCACAGTGGAGAAATCAGAGCACTACGGGACATTACTGAATCCGATAGCATGAAACAAAACCTTGTTATTGCAGTAAAGGATAACGGACAGTCTCCCCTCTCTGCAACTTGCTTTGTGTATTTGCTTATATCAGATAACCTTTCTGAAGTTCCAGAGCTTAAAGACATGGCTAATGAGGAAAGCAActctaaactgacattttatttaattattgcgCTAGTTTCCGTGTCCACCTTCTTTCTGACTTTTATCATTCTGATTGTGGCCCTGAAGTTTTGTCAGAGGAGGAAACCCAGACTGTTGTTTGATGGAGCAGTCACCTTTCCCAGCGCGTATCTTCCCCCCAACTATGCAGAAGTGGATGGAGCTGGAACTCTCCGCAGTTCTTACAATTATGATGGATATCTCACAACAGGATCACGCACCAGTGACTTCAAGTTCATCACATACAATGACTGTACTAGTACTAGTGGAACTTTAAAAAAGAGTCCGGATGATTCAAATATAATCAGCCTTTTTGATTCAGGCGACTCACAAAAGGTATGGTGTTCTACATTACTTGCATATTATTTTGCTTTCATAGTCTTCGTTGTTGTTTAA